A window of Methanocaldococcus vulcanius M7 genomic DNA:
GGAAACTTCCAAAAAAAGAAACACTAAGACATAAAGAAACAGTTATAAGAACCGTTGGTTTAAGATATGCTTTAAAACCATATGCAGAAGGAGGTTTAGATCTCACCAATGTTCCGGGAACTTACGTCTCTCCATTACCAAAAGATCCGAAAAAATGGGCAGAACGTCTTTATAATGAAGTAAAAAAAGAGTTTGGAGTTGACGTTGTTGTTATGGTAGCAGATACTGATGCCACATATCGAATTTTTAAGTGGTATATTACCGCTCTTCCCTATGCAATTAACGGAATAATCAGCGGAATCGGAGTTCTTGGATTCTTATTGGGAAGATTGGCTGAGATCTTTAAGGTTGGAGGTTTTGCAGGATGCACACCCTTAGCAATAGCTGGAAATAAAGTATATAAAAATTACTCAATTGATCAATTTGTTAGAATAGCATTTATTTGCGATAGAGTTCATAATACAATAAAAAACATTAACGAAGTGTTAGAAAAATACAACAGTTATGTTATAACCGAGGAGATACTGGAAAAGTTAAAACACACTCCCGTAGTTGTTGTAAAAATAAAAGAGGAATATATTCCAAATCGTTAATTAGAAAAATTTATCTACTCAACAAGAGCAGAGGCATAGCCAACAACTGAGGAGTAATCTCCAGTTATATCCCCTGACGTTGCATAAGCCAGTAGTTTAGAATTTTTAGCCCCAAGGATCTTCATAGCCCTTAGCATCGCTATAACTGGCCCATATCCACACATTGATATGTTATAGTTAATAACATCCTCATATAATGCCTTTTCATCCATCTCTAAAATATCCTTTATAACTATCGCATCTTTTTTTGAAGCAACTTCTTGAGGTTCATAGTGGGTTAGATCAGAAGAGGCAATAATCACAACTCTTCTTCCCAACTCCTTGGCAACCTTTGCAACAAAGTATCCAACCTCAACAGATGTTTCATAATCTTGAAACATCATACATATAGGCACTATTTTAAATTTTGCAATATTTAATAATTCTAAATGCTTTAAAAATGGCAATTGGACTTCAATAGAGTGTTCATTCATGTGAGCGGTTTCATCTAAGTCAATAATCTCGCATTTTCTCCAGAGTTCTTCAACAAACTCCTCATCACACTTTACATCCCCAAGAGGAGTTCTCCAGATTCCATTACACACACTAACTCCAGAACCTAAACCTGTGTGATTTGGGCCTAAAATCACAGCGGTGGTCTCTTCAAGAGGATCTACTCTCTTAGACAACTCATAGTAGGAGTGGGCTTGAATAGGTCCTGAGTAAACATAGCCGGCATGAGGGCATAGTAAACCGATCGGTTTTTCATAAGTTCCTCGAACCGGCATTGATTTTGGGCCGAATTTATGAAGATAGCATTGTTCTATCATCTCTATGAGCTCATCTGGGTGGGAGGGGTAGAATAGTCCTGCAACAGCTGGGTATCTCACATTTGTCATACTATATCCCCGACATAGTTGATTAAAATTTTAATTTTTTAATTTTACATTAATGGGAATTTAAAATTTTTATTGTGTTTGTTTATAGTTTGTTTTTTATTCTTTATATACCTACTTATGTATAAATGTGGCATAAATATACACAAAACCAAAAAGTATATATATTTTTACACATATGTGTATTATTGTAAATAACAATCATAAAAAAATGAGGTGATGATAAATGTTTGGATGGGGAAGAGGAAGAGGATTTTGGAGATACTACATGCTCGGTAGAGTTGGAGGCAGATACAGATACGTGGGACCATGCAGATGCGGTTTAGGGCCTCATGCTTTTTATGTCGATGAAAAAACTGGGAGTTTAGTTCACGCTTGGGATCTTTACAGAACTCCATATGCTGATGTCGACGAAAAAAGATACTTAGAAGAAACTGTAAAGAGTTTAGAAGAAGAAAAAAGATTATTGGAAGAAGAGTTAGAAAGAATTAAAAGAAGATTAGATGAATTAAAAAGAAAATAAACATTAAAAAATAAACAGGAAAGAATAAATAGGTTGAATTTAATAAATATTTTTAATAAATTTTGAGGGATATTATGGAAATGAAAAAATTTTTATGCTCAAAATGTCAGAACGTTATAGAAGTTCCTTATGGAGTTCCAAAGCCAGAAACGTGTCCTTATTGTGGGGCCCCTGCAACATTTATCCATAGGATAGATGGTGGAGGAAGAGGTCTTGGTAGAGGAAGAGGAGCAAGATGTGGCCTTAGAATGATGGGAAGGGATGAATAATCTCTTTCATTTTATTTTTCTCATTTAAATCTATGTATTTAAATATTTGGTATTAGAATTATCTGTTTTAAGTTTCAATTTCGATATAACAAATATGATAAATTCTCTCATCCAAAAAAAACAAAAAATAAAGAATAATAAAAAAATAACTAAAAATAGAGACAAAAAGAGATAACTAAAAGAATATAAAACGTTATGAGGTTGTAATTACTTTATTTTTATTATTATTTTTATTATTTTATTTTCTAATCTCTTTTAATGCCTCCTCAACATCGACATTTTCATGAACTATTTTACAAACAGCCCTCGTTATACCAACAACATCATCATGCTGGAAAATATTTCTACCCACTGCAACACCAGCAGCTCCTGCCTCGATAGCATCTTTTATCATTTGCAGGAACTCCTCATCAGTGTTTGTTTTTGGACCCCCTGCAACCACGACGGGAGCCGGACAACCCTTAACAACATCTCTAAATGAGTCAATATCTCCTGTATAGCTTGTTTTTACTATATCCGCTCCCAACTCAGCCCCCAATCTTGCTGCATGAGCTACTAATTCAGGATCTCTCTCATTTTTAATATGTTTTCCTCTTGGATACATCATAGCAATTAAAGGCATTCCCCAGTATTCGCATGTTTCAGCAATCATTCCCAAATCTCTGTACGCTTCCCAATCTTCCTCTGAACCAACGTTCACATGAACAGAAACAGCATCCGCACCCATTCTCACTGCTTCTTCAACTGTTGTAACTATAACCTTCTTCAATGGATTCGGAGATATTGCTGTCCCACCAGATAGATGGATGATCAAGCCAACATCCTTGCCATAGCCCCTGTGCCCATGTCTAACTATCCCTTTATGTAAAAGGACAGCGTTAGCTCCTCCTTCTGCAACATTATTTACTGTTTTTCTTATATCAATCAACCCCTTAATTGGCCCGTTTGAAACGCCGTGATCCATTGGAACTATAACTGTTTTCTCGCTTTGTCTGTTAAATATCCTCTCTAATCTTACCAACTTTCCAAGATTTTTTATATCTTTGAACAATTCCATAGTATCACACCAAAAAATAATTACTTTAACTTTCTTATCTTTAACGATCTTACCTTTTTATTATTATTTCTATCATTTTATCATTACATTGATACCTTTACTTATTATTTCAAGTTATTTAAATTTTTCTTTTATATGCGATTATTTGCAAAAATATTTAATTACGAGGAAGATCAAACCTTATAATTATATATCTGATATAAGGGTATGTTATGCCTATTTAAAACTTATGTTTGGTGATCGTCTTGGTATTTAAAGCTTATGATATAAGAGGAATATATGGAAAAGAGTTAGATGAAGCATTTGCATACTCTCTTGGAAGATGTATTGGCCAAAAATTTAAAGGAAAAAAAATTTTAGTTGGAAATGATGTAAGAATCGGATCTAAAAAACTCCTTCCATATTTTATAATCGGATTGTTAGAGGAGTGCGATATTCACTATGCTGGAACGATCTCTACACCTTTAATGTATTTTGGAACAAAAGATAAATATGATCTGGGCGTGGTGTTAACTGCCTCTCATAATCCTCCAGAATACACTGGCTTTAAAATGTGTGATAAAAATGCCATCCCTCTCTCTCCAATAGAAGAGATAAAACCAATCTTCAAAAGATTTGAATTAACGAGTGATGTGGAAAGAGATGTTAAAGCATTAGATCTCAATACATTAAAAGTTGATGTCATAAAAGATTATAAGCAGTTTTTCTTAAATAGGATAAAAAAATCAGATAGAAAGATAGCTGTTGATTTTGCTAACGGTTCTACAACCATTGCTGAAAAAGAGATTTTAAGTGAATTGCTGGAAAATAGAATTTTTATAAATGATTATCCTGATGGAAACTTCCCTGCTCATCAACCCGACACATTAAAGGAAGAGTGTTTAAAAGATATTATAAAAACAGTTAAAGAAAATGGTTGTGAATTGGGATTAATATTTGATGGAGATGGAGATAGGTTAGGAATAGTTGATGAAAAGGGAGATGTTTTAAGAGGAGATATATTAACAGCAATAATCGCAAGGGAAATTTTAAAAGAAAAACCAAATGTAAAAATAGTTTATGATTTAAGATGCTCCAAAATAGTGCCTGAGGTTATTGAAAAGTTCGGAGGAATTGCAGTTAAAAGTAGGGTTGGGCACTATTTCATTAAAAAGTTAATGCATGAAATTGATGCGGAGTTTGCAGGAGAGTTGAGCAATCACTTCTACTTTAAGGAGATCGGTTATTTTGAAAGTCCACTTTTAGCCCTGCATTATATTTTAAAGGCAATGGATGATGAGAATAAGTCATTATCAGAATTAAATAAAGAGTTTAACAAATATGCCCATAGTGGAGAGATAAACTTTAAAGTGAAGGATCAGAATTATGTAATACAAAAAATAAAAGAGCACTTTAAAAACTGCAAGATTGAAGAGTTGGATGGAATATCAATATATTGTGAAAAATTTTGGTTTAATTTAAGACCTTCAAATACTGAGCCATTACTAAGGTTGAATTTAGAAGCGGAAGATGAATATATAATGAAAGAAAAAGTCAATGAGATCAAAAAACTTATCGAAGAATTAAATACTCAATAATTAAATACTTGTTCATATGATTATTTATATTTTATTTTTTATTCATTTTCTTTATTGTGGCACTAATCAACACATAAACGAAAACTTTATATATTAGTTTGCAGTTATAGTAGTTCTGCTTCTTTTAAGTTAAGAAGCGGGGTAGGGTAGCCAGGTCTATCCCGCCGGGCTCATAACCCGGAGATCGGAGGTTCAAATCCTCCCCCCGCTACCATTTTTTAGTTTTTATTTTACGTTATTTTATACATATATTTATTGTTTTATATGTTATTTTTATCTTATTTTTTATTTCCTATAATTTAAATATTTACATATACTTATTAGTGAATAACTATGTTTTTGATTTTCAGAACAAAAGATTTATACTGCTTAAAAAGATAATAAAAAATTTAAAATAAAAGTAGATTAAGTTATTCTTTTCGGTGATCATTGTGGAATTAAAAGGAAGAGGCATCTCAAAAGGAAAAGTAGAGGGAATTGCAATAGTTTCAAAAAAACCATTCTCATTTTTAGGTGGTGTCAATAAAGATGGGGATATTATAGACAAAAATAGCGATCTATATGGTCAATCAATAAAAGATAAAATATTTGTATTTCCATATGGAAAAGGAAGCACTGTTGGGTCGTATGTGATCTATGGATTAGCAAAGCGAGGAATTTTAAAAGGAATCATAAACAAGGAGTGCGAGACGATAGTTGCTACGGGGGCTATCCTCGGAGGGATCCCTCTTGTAGATATGGTAGACATTGAAAAAATAAAGACCGGAGACAAAATATTAATAGATGGAGATAAAGGAATTGTAAAAATTCTAAATAAAAGTAAAAATTAAAACTGAAAAAGTAAAACAAAGAACGCAATAAATAGAAAAAATAAATGGGAAAAAATAAAAACTAAAATGGTTGTGATATTATGAATAAAGATAAAATGTCAAAATTTGCTCATATAACAAAAGTTCATCCATGCTTTAACGAAAAAATCCACGATAAAGTTGGAAGAGTTCATCTCCCAGTTGCCCCAAGATGTAATATTGCATGTAAGTTCTGTAGAAGGAGTTTGGGTAAAGAGGCATGTGAAAACAGACCCGGAGTGGCATTAACCATCTTAAAGCCAGAAGAAGTTGAAGATTACCTAAATAGAGTTTTAAAGGAAATACCAAACATTAAGGTTGTTGGTATTGCTGGACCTGGAGACAGTTTATTTAATAAAGAGACATTTGAGACCTTAAAAATTATCGATGAGAAGTTTCCAAACCTTATAAAATGTCTCTCTACAAACGGTTTGCTTTTAAACAAATACTACAAAAAATTGGCTGATTTAAACGTAAAAACAGTTACCGTTACAGTGAATGCCATAGATCCAGAGATTTTGAAGGAGATAGTTGAATGGGTTTATTACGATAAAAAAGTCCATTATGGCATTGAGGGAGCTAAAATATTGATAGAAAATCAAATAGATGGGATAAAAAAGGCATATGATGAAGATCTAATAATAAAGATCAACACTGTCTTAATTCCAGAGATAAATATGAATCATGTTGTAGAGATAGCCAAAGAGTTGAAGGATTTTGTTTATATACAAAATATCATCCCTCTAATCCCTTTATATAAGATGAGCCATTTAAGACCTCCAACATGCGAGGAGATAAAAAAGGTTAGGGAAGAGTGTGAAAAATATATCCCACAGTTTAGAGCTTGTGGGCAGTGCAGAGCTGATGCAGTTGGTTTAATAAAAGAGAGGAAGATATTAGAAGAGTTCTTTAAAGAAAAAAACAAAAAACTCAATGTTTTTGAGTTAAAACACTTTTCTCATTAAATTTGAATTCTAATATAATATATTTTAATTTTTTTAATTTTAATAATAAAGATTTTTAACTCTTTCAAAAGCCATTCTTGATAATCTATCCCTATCTATTGTATAGATCTCCATTTTTGGGATTATAACTCTTACAGCATCAACTCCAACTTTATTTAAATCAACATATATCAACTTATCAAATCCAAACTCTGAAATTTTATCTTTTATAAACTTTAAGTCATTCTTTAAATCATAACTTGCATTGTTTGGCATATCTGCAATATTTATCTCCTCCTCAAACTCAAACCACTTTCTATGAATCCTCTTCAACCTTTCATAAGGAATTTTTGATGTAAATTCCTCTCTTAACTTGGCATCTCTCCTAAATCCATGTAATTGAGAAGCTCTGCTTTGAGCCACCTCAGTTAAAGCTCTTAAAATAGCTATCTCTGGATGTAAGTGGCATCCAACTCCAACACACAGCATTAGTGGGTTTTTACTTAGATCATCACTTATTGCAGCAACAACTGGAATATCAAACTCTGATGTTAAGTCCTTTAAAATTATCTTAACTCCTGCCTTTTCAAATTTTTCTAATAATTCATGAATCAATGGGTTTTTTGCATCTTCAGGATTGATCTTTCTTGGAATCTTTCTTGATAGATCTGCTAAGCTCCAAGCATCCCTCTCTATAACTTCCAAAGTTGCGTGTAATATAGCTTCATCTAAACTATTACCACTTGCTAAGCCGTTGGTGTTTCCTCTAAATAATTTTCCAGAGTTTGGATAGAAAACAGCATCTGCTGGCACATCTACAATTTCATCATTTATAATATCAATCCCTTCAACCCAGTCCTTAATATTTTTATCAGCATATTGAGGCAGTATTAAATCATTAACATTTATTGGATTGTCTGGCTTTTCTTTAACTTTATTTTTATCATAACTTGCTGAAAATCTCTCTATCGCTTCCATGCATGCAGAGACCTTTGATTGAATATCAGTTGCTCCCTTTCCATAGTGTATAGCTATCCCTTCTTTTCCCTCTAAAACTACTTTTCTTGTTAGATAATAGACAGGAATATTTATTTTATCCAAATGCTGTATATTTTTAATCTCTATTGTTTCTATCTTTTTCAACGCCCTTTGGATCTTTTCAAACGTCTCTTCTGGAGAGCAAACTCTATAACTTGCCAATTTGTATTTTATATCCATACTAAAAACCTCTCTATGATTTTATCATCATTTTATCTTTAAAAGGAAATTACTATATAAGTGGTTTATCATAATACTCTTTTAAGGTTAATATAAAATAGCGTTGATTTAAATAAAAAACGGTTTAAGGGATAAAGATGGAGATAAACAAAATCTACTGTATGGATTGCTTAGAAGGGATGAAACAATTAAAAGATAAATCAATTGATGTTGTTATTACCTCTCCACCCTATAACATTGGTATAAGATACAATAAATACTCTGATAATTTAAGCAGAGAGGATTATTTAAATTGGATCGAAGAAGTTGTTAGGGAGATAAAGAGAGTGTTAAAAGATGACGGCTCATTTTTTATAAATGTTGGTTATACTGCAAAAGACCCGTGGATCGCCTTTGATGTTGCCAATGTTATAAGAAAACATTTTAAATTACAAAACACGATTCATTGGATAAAATCAATCGCAATACAAAAAGAAGATGTAGGGGATTATCCAAATATTATTGGAGATATTGCTGTAGGGCATTACAAACCAATAAACAGCGATAGATTTTTAAGTATAATGCATGAATATATTTTCCACTTCACAAAAAATGGAAATGTTAAGTTGGATAAATTAGCAATTGGTGTTCCTTATCAAGATAAAAGCAATATAAAGAGATTTAATAGAAAAGGAGATTTAAGAGATAGAGGGAACACTTGGTTTATCCCTTATGAAACAATTCAATCAAAAGAGAAAGAGAGACCACACCCAGCAACATTCCCTCCAAAACTTCCAGAGATGTGCATTAAATTACATGGTGTTAAAAAAACAAACCTTGTTTTAGACCCATTTATGGGAATTGGAAGCACGGCAGTTGCATGCATTAGATTGGGAGTTAATTATATTGGCTTTGAGATTGATGAATACTATTGCAGAGTTGCAGAGGAGAGAATAAAAAAAGAATTTTTAAAAACAGA
This region includes:
- a CDS encoding YcaO-related McrA-glycine thioamidation protein, with the protein product MDIKYKLASYRVCSPEETFEKIQRALKKIETIEIKNIQHLDKINIPVYYLTRKVVLEGKEGIAIHYGKGATDIQSKVSACMEAIERFSASYDKNKVKEKPDNPINVNDLILPQYADKNIKDWVEGIDIINDEIVDVPADAVFYPNSGKLFRGNTNGLASGNSLDEAILHATLEVIERDAWSLADLSRKIPRKINPEDAKNPLIHELLEKFEKAGVKIILKDLTSEFDIPVVAAISDDLSKNPLMLCVGVGCHLHPEIAILRALTEVAQSRASQLHGFRRDAKLREEFTSKIPYERLKRIHRKWFEFEEEINIADMPNNASYDLKNDLKFIKDKISEFGFDKLIYVDLNKVGVDAVRVIIPKMEIYTIDRDRLSRMAFERVKNLYY
- the amrB gene encoding AmmeMemoRadiSam system protein B is translated as MTNVRYPAVAGLFYPSHPDELIEMIEQCYLHKFGPKSMPVRGTYEKPIGLLCPHAGYVYSGPIQAHSYYELSKRVDPLEETTAVILGPNHTGLGSGVSVCNGIWRTPLGDVKCDEEFVEELWRKCEIIDLDETAHMNEHSIEVQLPFLKHLELLNIAKFKIVPICMMFQDYETSVEVGYFVAKVAKELGRRVVIIASSDLTHYEPQEVASKKDAIVIKDILEMDEKALYEDVINYNISMCGYGPVIAMLRAMKILGAKNSKLLAYATSGDITGDYSSVVGYASALVE
- a CDS encoding DUF126 domain-containing protein, coding for MELKGRGISKGKVEGIAIVSKKPFSFLGGVNKDGDIIDKNSDLYGQSIKDKIFVFPYGKGSTVGSYVIYGLAKRGILKGIINKECETIVATGAILGGIPLVDMVDIEKIKTGDKILIDGDKGIVKILNKSKN
- the nifB gene encoding FeMo cofactor biosynthesis protein NifB, which produces MNKDKMSKFAHITKVHPCFNEKIHDKVGRVHLPVAPRCNIACKFCRRSLGKEACENRPGVALTILKPEEVEDYLNRVLKEIPNIKVVGIAGPGDSLFNKETFETLKIIDEKFPNLIKCLSTNGLLLNKYYKKLADLNVKTVTVTVNAIDPEILKEIVEWVYYDKKVHYGIEGAKILIENQIDGIKKAYDEDLIIKINTVLIPEINMNHVVEIAKELKDFVYIQNIIPLIPLYKMSHLRPPTCEEIKKVREECEKYIPQFRACGQCRADAVGLIKERKILEEFFKEKNKKLNVFELKHFSH
- a CDS encoding phosphomannomutase/phosphoglucomutase, with product MVFKAYDIRGIYGKELDEAFAYSLGRCIGQKFKGKKILVGNDVRIGSKKLLPYFIIGLLEECDIHYAGTISTPLMYFGTKDKYDLGVVLTASHNPPEYTGFKMCDKNAIPLSPIEEIKPIFKRFELTSDVERDVKALDLNTLKVDVIKDYKQFFLNRIKKSDRKIAVDFANGSTTIAEKEILSELLENRIFINDYPDGNFPAHQPDTLKEECLKDIIKTVKENGCELGLIFDGDGDRLGIVDEKGDVLRGDILTAIIAREILKEKPNVKIVYDLRCSKIVPEVIEKFGGIAVKSRVGHYFIKKLMHEIDAEFAGELSNHFYFKEIGYFESPLLALHYILKAMDDENKSLSELNKEFNKYAHSGEINFKVKDQNYVIQKIKEHFKNCKIEELDGISIYCEKFWFNLRPSNTEPLLRLNLEAEDEYIMKEKVNEIKKLIEELNTQ
- a CDS encoding 2-amino-3,7-dideoxy-D-threo-hept-6-ulosonate synthase produces the protein MELFKDIKNLGKLVRLERIFNRQSEKTVIVPMDHGVSNGPIKGLIDIRKTVNNVAEGGANAVLLHKGIVRHGHRGYGKDVGLIIHLSGGTAISPNPLKKVIVTTVEEAVRMGADAVSVHVNVGSEEDWEAYRDLGMIAETCEYWGMPLIAMMYPRGKHIKNERDPELVAHAARLGAELGADIVKTSYTGDIDSFRDVVKGCPAPVVVAGGPKTNTDEEFLQMIKDAIEAGAAGVAVGRNIFQHDDVVGITRAVCKIVHENVDVEEALKEIRK
- a CDS encoding coenzyme F420-0:L-glutamate ligase is translated as MKAYPITTRYIKRGEDFIPIIIDAIRNSGIKLEDGDFIVLSEKMVSTAEGNFVDESKFEPGILAYFCYYWSKYLWGYALGKLLNIKEEKIKNLRKLPKKETLRHKETVIRTVGLRYALKPYAEGGLDLTNVPGTYVSPLPKDPKKWAERLYNEVKKEFGVDVVVMVADTDATYRIFKWYITALPYAINGIISGIGVLGFLLGRLAEIFKVGGFAGCTPLAIAGNKVYKNYSIDQFVRIAFICDRVHNTIKNINEVLEKYNSYVITEEILEKLKHTPVVVVKIKEEYIPNR
- a CDS encoding DNA-methyltransferase; translated protein: MEINKIYCMDCLEGMKQLKDKSIDVVITSPPYNIGIRYNKYSDNLSREDYLNWIEEVVREIKRVLKDDGSFFINVGYTAKDPWIAFDVANVIRKHFKLQNTIHWIKSIAIQKEDVGDYPNIIGDIAVGHYKPINSDRFLSIMHEYIFHFTKNGNVKLDKLAIGVPYQDKSNIKRFNRKGDLRDRGNTWFIPYETIQSKEKERPHPATFPPKLPEMCIKLHGVKKTNLVLDPFMGIGSTAVACIRLGVNYIGFEIDEYYCRVAEERIKKEFLKTDRKFDNVKENKNIITLDAFI